From one Mesoplodon densirostris isolate mMesDen1 chromosome 19, mMesDen1 primary haplotype, whole genome shotgun sequence genomic stretch:
- the LOC132480553 gene encoding zinc finger protein 585A-like isoform X1 yields the protein MTMPANWTSHQKSLGLAPEERGSSCEGSVSFRDVAVDFSREEWQQLDLDQKNLYRDVMLETYSHLLSVGYQVPETEVFMLEQGKEPWALQGESPHQSCPEELWQIDDQIESYQQRENKSLRDIAFIKKILTIKRDYEYKDRKIIHVSQNIPSPKRPHQCDLYGSALSHNLDLHGHNRNSGSKNINKITEYGKISSCTKQCTLTGEKLWDHNQCGKILSCKQVPCQHQKSHTGAKSYECAGFGNIFTQKSQLKVHLKVHTGEKLYVCIDCGKAFVQKPEFITHQRTHTREKPYKCSECGKAFFQVSSLFRHQRIHTGEKLYECSECGKGFSYNSDLSIHQKIHTGERHHECSDCGKAFTQKSTLKMHQKIHTGERSYICIECGQAFIQKTHLIAHRRIHTGEKPYECSNCGKSFISKSQLQVHQRTHTRMKPSMCNEYGKVFNNSSNLNTHKKVQMREKSSICTECGKAFTYRSELIIHQRIHTGEKPYECSDCGKAFTQKSALTVHQRIHTGEKSYICMKCGLAFIQKAHLIAHQIIHTGEKPYKCGHCGKSFTSKSQLHVHKRIHTGEKPYMCTKCGKAFTNRSNLITHQKTHTGEKSYICPKCGKAFTQRSDLITHQRIHTGEKPYECNTCGKAFTQKSHLNIHQKIHTGERQYECHECGKAFNQKSILIVHQKIHTGEKPYVCTECGRAFIRKSNFITHQRIHTGEKPYECNDCGKSFTSKSQLLVHRPIHTGEKPYVCAICGKAFSGRSNLSKHQKTHTGEKPYICSECGKTFRQKSELIIHHRIHTGEKPYECSDCGKSFTKKSQLQVHQRIHTGEKPYVCAECGKAFTDRSNLNKHQTTHTGDKPYKCVVCGKGFVQKSVLSVHQSIHT from the exons GGATCAGTGTCCTTCAGGGATGTGGCTGTAGATTTCAGCAGAGAGGAGTGGCAGCAGCTAGACCTTGATCAGAAAAACCTGTACCGGGATGTGATGCTGGAGACCTATAGCCACCTGCTCTCAGTAG GGTATCAAGTTCCTGAAACAGAGGTTTTCATGTTGGAGCAAGGAAAGGAGCCATGGGCACTGCAGGGTGAGAGCCCACATCAGAGCTGTCCAG AAGAATTGTGGCAGATTGATGACCAGATAGAGAGCTatcaacaaagagaaaacaaatctttAAGAGATATTGCTTTCATCAAGAAAATATTGACTATAAAGAGGGATTATGAATATAaggacagaaaaataattcatgtgAGCCAAAACATTCCTTCCCCAAAGAGACCTCATCAATGTGACTTATATGGAAGTGCTTTAAGCCATAATTTAGATTTACATGGTCATAATAGAAACAGTGGATCAAAGAACATTAATAAGATTACTGAATATGGTAAAATTTCTTCCTGTACTAAACAGTGTACTCTAACAGGAGAGAAATTATGGGACCATAATCAATGTGGGAAAATCCTCAGCTGTAAACAAGTACCCTGTCAACATCAGAAAAGTCATACTGGGGCAAAATCTTATGAATGTGCTGGATTTGGAAATATCTTCACCCAAAAGTCACAACTCAAGGTACATCTGAAAGTGCATACAGGAGAAAAACTGTATGTATGTATTGACTGTGGGAAGGCTTTTGTACAGAAGCCAGAATTCATTACACATCAGAGAACTCATACTAGAGAGAAGCCCTAtaagtgcagtgaatgtgggaaagcctttttCCAAGTATCTTCTCTTTTCaggcatcagagaattcatactggagaaaaactctatgaatgcagtgaatgtgggaaaggcTTCTCTTATAACTCAGATCTTAGTATACATCAgaaaattcatactggagagagaCACCACGAGTGCAGTGATTGTGGCAAAGCATTCACGCAGAAGTCCACACTCAAGATGCATCAGAAAATTCATACAGGCGAGAGATCCTATATATGTATTGAATGTGGACAGGCCTTCATCCAGAAGACACACTTGATTGCACACcgaagaattcatactggagaaaaaccatatgaatgCAGTAACTGTGGGAAGTCCTTCATTTCCAAGTCACAACTGCAGGTACATCAACGAACTCACACAAGAATGAAACCGTCTATGTGCAACGAATATGGGAAGGTTTTCAACAATAGTTCCAACCTCAATACACATAAGAAAGTACAAATGAGAGAGAAATCTTCCATATGTACTGAATGTGGTAAGGCCTTTACATACAGGTCAGAGTTGATTatacatcagagaattcacaccggagagaaaccttatgaatgCAGTGATTGTGGAAAAGCCTTCACTCAGAAGTCAGCACTCACAgtgcatcagagaattcatacaggagaaaaatcatatatatgCATGAAATGTGGGCTAGCCTTCATCCAGAAGGCACACTTGATTGCCCATCAAATaattcatacaggagagaaaccttataaatGTGGTCATTGTGGGAAATCCTTTACTTCCAAGTCACAACTTCACGTGCATAAACgaattcacacaggagagaaaccttataTGTGCACTAAATGTGGGAAGGCATTTACCAACAGGTCAAATCTCATTACACATCAGAAAACTCATACAGGAGAGAAATCCTATATATGTCCTAAATGTGGCAAGGCCTTCACACAAAGGTCAGACTTGATTacacatcagagaattcataccgGGGAGAAACCTTATGAATGCAATACCTGTGGAAAAGCCTTCACCCAGAAGTCACACCTCAATATACACCAGAAAATTCACACTGGAGAGAGACAGTATGAATGccatgaatgtgggaaagccttcaacCAGAAATCAATACTCATTGTGCATCAGAAaattcatacaggagagaaaccctatgtgTGCACTGAGTGTGGAAGAGCCTTCATCCGGAAGTCAAACTTTATTactcatcagagaattcatactggggaGAAACCTTATGAATGCAATGATTGTGGGAAATCCTTCACCTCCAAATCTCAGCTCCTGGTGCATCGACCAATTCacacaggagaaaaaccatatgtgtGTGCTatatgtgggaaagcctttagtGGCAGGTCAAATCTCAGTAAACATCAAAAAACTCATACTGGAGAAAAGCCCTACATCTGTTCTGAATGTGGGAAGACCTTCAGACAAAAGTCAGAACTGATTATACATCATAggattcatactggagagaaaccttatgaatgCAGTGACTGTGGTAAATCGTTCACTAAGAAATCACAGCTCCAAGTGCATCAGCgaattcacacaggagagaagcctTATGTGTGTGCTGAGTGTGGGAAGGCCTTCACTGACAGATCAAATTTGAACAAACACCAGACAACGCACACTGGAGACAAACCCTATAAGTGTGTAGTCTGTGGGAAAGGCTTTGTTCAGAAATCAGTTCTCAGCGTGCATCAGAGTATTCACACTTGA
- the LOC132480553 gene encoding zinc finger protein 585A-like isoform X2, with protein MLEQGKEPWALQGESPHQSCPEELWQIDDQIESYQQRENKSLRDIAFIKKILTIKRDYEYKDRKIIHVSQNIPSPKRPHQCDLYGSALSHNLDLHGHNRNSGSKNINKITEYGKISSCTKQCTLTGEKLWDHNQCGKILSCKQVPCQHQKSHTGAKSYECAGFGNIFTQKSQLKVHLKVHTGEKLYVCIDCGKAFVQKPEFITHQRTHTREKPYKCSECGKAFFQVSSLFRHQRIHTGEKLYECSECGKGFSYNSDLSIHQKIHTGERHHECSDCGKAFTQKSTLKMHQKIHTGERSYICIECGQAFIQKTHLIAHRRIHTGEKPYECSNCGKSFISKSQLQVHQRTHTRMKPSMCNEYGKVFNNSSNLNTHKKVQMREKSSICTECGKAFTYRSELIIHQRIHTGEKPYECSDCGKAFTQKSALTVHQRIHTGEKSYICMKCGLAFIQKAHLIAHQIIHTGEKPYKCGHCGKSFTSKSQLHVHKRIHTGEKPYMCTKCGKAFTNRSNLITHQKTHTGEKSYICPKCGKAFTQRSDLITHQRIHTGEKPYECNTCGKAFTQKSHLNIHQKIHTGERQYECHECGKAFNQKSILIVHQKIHTGEKPYVCTECGRAFIRKSNFITHQRIHTGEKPYECNDCGKSFTSKSQLLVHRPIHTGEKPYVCAICGKAFSGRSNLSKHQKTHTGEKPYICSECGKTFRQKSELIIHHRIHTGEKPYECSDCGKSFTKKSQLQVHQRIHTGEKPYVCAECGKAFTDRSNLNKHQTTHTGDKPYKCVVCGKGFVQKSVLSVHQSIHT; from the exons ATGTTGGAGCAAGGAAAGGAGCCATGGGCACTGCAGGGTGAGAGCCCACATCAGAGCTGTCCAG AAGAATTGTGGCAGATTGATGACCAGATAGAGAGCTatcaacaaagagaaaacaaatctttAAGAGATATTGCTTTCATCAAGAAAATATTGACTATAAAGAGGGATTATGAATATAaggacagaaaaataattcatgtgAGCCAAAACATTCCTTCCCCAAAGAGACCTCATCAATGTGACTTATATGGAAGTGCTTTAAGCCATAATTTAGATTTACATGGTCATAATAGAAACAGTGGATCAAAGAACATTAATAAGATTACTGAATATGGTAAAATTTCTTCCTGTACTAAACAGTGTACTCTAACAGGAGAGAAATTATGGGACCATAATCAATGTGGGAAAATCCTCAGCTGTAAACAAGTACCCTGTCAACATCAGAAAAGTCATACTGGGGCAAAATCTTATGAATGTGCTGGATTTGGAAATATCTTCACCCAAAAGTCACAACTCAAGGTACATCTGAAAGTGCATACAGGAGAAAAACTGTATGTATGTATTGACTGTGGGAAGGCTTTTGTACAGAAGCCAGAATTCATTACACATCAGAGAACTCATACTAGAGAGAAGCCCTAtaagtgcagtgaatgtgggaaagcctttttCCAAGTATCTTCTCTTTTCaggcatcagagaattcatactggagaaaaactctatgaatgcagtgaatgtgggaaaggcTTCTCTTATAACTCAGATCTTAGTATACATCAgaaaattcatactggagagagaCACCACGAGTGCAGTGATTGTGGCAAAGCATTCACGCAGAAGTCCACACTCAAGATGCATCAGAAAATTCATACAGGCGAGAGATCCTATATATGTATTGAATGTGGACAGGCCTTCATCCAGAAGACACACTTGATTGCACACcgaagaattcatactggagaaaaaccatatgaatgCAGTAACTGTGGGAAGTCCTTCATTTCCAAGTCACAACTGCAGGTACATCAACGAACTCACACAAGAATGAAACCGTCTATGTGCAACGAATATGGGAAGGTTTTCAACAATAGTTCCAACCTCAATACACATAAGAAAGTACAAATGAGAGAGAAATCTTCCATATGTACTGAATGTGGTAAGGCCTTTACATACAGGTCAGAGTTGATTatacatcagagaattcacaccggagagaaaccttatgaatgCAGTGATTGTGGAAAAGCCTTCACTCAGAAGTCAGCACTCACAgtgcatcagagaattcatacaggagaaaaatcatatatatgCATGAAATGTGGGCTAGCCTTCATCCAGAAGGCACACTTGATTGCCCATCAAATaattcatacaggagagaaaccttataaatGTGGTCATTGTGGGAAATCCTTTACTTCCAAGTCACAACTTCACGTGCATAAACgaattcacacaggagagaaaccttataTGTGCACTAAATGTGGGAAGGCATTTACCAACAGGTCAAATCTCATTACACATCAGAAAACTCATACAGGAGAGAAATCCTATATATGTCCTAAATGTGGCAAGGCCTTCACACAAAGGTCAGACTTGATTacacatcagagaattcataccgGGGAGAAACCTTATGAATGCAATACCTGTGGAAAAGCCTTCACCCAGAAGTCACACCTCAATATACACCAGAAAATTCACACTGGAGAGAGACAGTATGAATGccatgaatgtgggaaagccttcaacCAGAAATCAATACTCATTGTGCATCAGAAaattcatacaggagagaaaccctatgtgTGCACTGAGTGTGGAAGAGCCTTCATCCGGAAGTCAAACTTTATTactcatcagagaattcatactggggaGAAACCTTATGAATGCAATGATTGTGGGAAATCCTTCACCTCCAAATCTCAGCTCCTGGTGCATCGACCAATTCacacaggagaaaaaccatatgtgtGTGCTatatgtgggaaagcctttagtGGCAGGTCAAATCTCAGTAAACATCAAAAAACTCATACTGGAGAAAAGCCCTACATCTGTTCTGAATGTGGGAAGACCTTCAGACAAAAGTCAGAACTGATTATACATCATAggattcatactggagagaaaccttatgaatgCAGTGACTGTGGTAAATCGTTCACTAAGAAATCACAGCTCCAAGTGCATCAGCgaattcacacaggagagaagcctTATGTGTGTGCTGAGTGTGGGAAGGCCTTCACTGACAGATCAAATTTGAACAAACACCAGACAACGCACACTGGAGACAAACCCTATAAGTGTGTAGTCTGTGGGAAAGGCTTTGTTCAGAAATCAGTTCTCAGCGTGCATCAGAGTATTCACACTTGA